A single Vibrio sp. YMD68 DNA region contains:
- a CDS encoding YbaY family lipoprotein, whose translation MKKALLVIMSIIFGAALVGCQSSEKQVDSSHVESITGTVSYRERIALPENALVTVTLQDVSLADAPAVVIAKHRFETNGSQVPFNFDLAYDSNKIQQRHTYSVSARIEVDGKLRFITDTRYSVITDMNRTQNVDLRLISVRAN comes from the coding sequence ATGAAAAAGGCACTACTGGTTATTATGTCGATAATATTCGGCGCTGCATTAGTGGGTTGTCAGTCTTCAGAGAAACAAGTGGATTCAAGCCATGTTGAATCTATCACGGGTACGGTCTCTTACCGTGAGCGTATTGCTCTTCCCGAGAACGCGCTGGTCACTGTTACGTTGCAAGATGTCTCATTAGCCGATGCGCCAGCGGTCGTTATTGCTAAGCACCGTTTTGAAACCAATGGTTCACAAGTGCCGTTCAATTTTGATTTGGCTTATGACAGCAATAAAATACAGCAGAGGCACACTTACAGTGTTAGTGCTCGTATCGAAGTGGATGGAAAATTACGCTTTATTACCGATACACGATATTCAGTGATTACGGACATGAACAGAACACAAAATGTTGATCTTCGACTCATTAGTGTTCGTGCAAATTAG
- the tesB gene encoding acyl-CoA thioesterase II: MSNALKELLSLLQLEKLEEGLFRGQSENLGLPQVYGGQVIGQALSASRYTVPSDRTVHSFHSYFLYPGDPEKPIIYDVENLRDGKSFSTRRVKAIQNGRPIFYLTASYHGDEPGFEHQNTMPEVLGPENYVSETELAAQVEHLLPEKLKKIFCGDKAIEVRPVTIVNPLNPKKEEPKQYLWMKANGDMPDSQLIHQYLLAYASDWGFLVTALHPHEVSLMTPKFQVATIDHSIWFHRPFKMDEWLLFAIDSPTACNTRGLVRGEIYNRQGHLVASAVQEGVMRFTQ; the protein is encoded by the coding sequence ATGAGTAACGCCTTGAAAGAACTGTTAAGTCTTCTTCAGTTAGAAAAACTAGAGGAAGGGCTTTTTAGAGGTCAAAGTGAAAACCTTGGTTTGCCTCAAGTATATGGGGGGCAAGTGATTGGACAAGCACTCTCAGCTTCACGATATACGGTTCCTTCAGACAGAACCGTGCACTCATTTCATAGCTATTTTCTTTACCCAGGCGATCCCGAAAAACCGATTATTTACGATGTTGAAAACCTGCGTGATGGCAAAAGCTTTAGCACAAGACGAGTGAAAGCCATCCAAAATGGTCGCCCTATCTTTTACCTGACCGCTTCCTACCATGGCGATGAACCGGGTTTTGAACATCAAAACACCATGCCAGAGGTTCTTGGCCCTGAAAACTATGTGTCTGAAACCGAACTGGCGGCACAAGTAGAGCACCTTTTGCCTGAAAAGCTTAAAAAGATTTTCTGTGGTGATAAAGCCATTGAAGTGCGCCCTGTGACTATCGTAAACCCACTAAACCCGAAAAAAGAAGAGCCAAAGCAATACCTTTGGATGAAAGCAAATGGCGATATGCCCGACAGTCAACTCATCCACCAATATTTGTTGGCTTACGCGTCAGACTGGGGATTTTTAGTCACCGCACTTCACCCTCATGAAGTGTCATTAATGACACCCAAGTTCCAAGTGGCAACGATTGATCACTCTATTTGGTTCCACCGCCCATTCAAAATGGATGAATGGCTGCTGTTTGCTATTGATAGCCCAACCGCCTGTAACACTCGAGGGTTAGTTCGTGGGGAAATCTACAATCGCCAAGGTCACTTAGTCGCCAGTGCCGTCCAAGAAGGCGTCATGCGATTTACTCAGTAA
- a CDS encoding Lrp/AsnC family transcriptional regulator, whose translation MKLDEIDKRLLRLLQADGTISLNDLAESVNLTSTPCWKRLKKLEEAGVIEKRVALLNPERLGLSFTAFVMIKTSDHSHEWYRHFVETAVEFPEVMEFYRMAGEYDYMLKVLVKDMKCFDEFYKRLVNSVDGLSDVTSTFAMEPLKYTTALPI comes from the coding sequence ATGAAACTTGATGAAATAGATAAGCGACTGCTAAGGCTGTTACAAGCCGATGGAACGATATCGCTGAATGACTTAGCGGAATCGGTCAATTTAACTTCAACGCCATGCTGGAAGAGGCTTAAAAAACTGGAAGAAGCAGGAGTGATTGAAAAGCGAGTTGCCTTGCTAAACCCTGAACGACTCGGGCTGTCATTTACCGCCTTTGTTATGATCAAAACCAGCGATCACTCTCATGAATGGTATCGCCATTTTGTTGAGACCGCAGTTGAGTTTCCTGAAGTGATGGAGTTCTACCGGATGGCGGGTGAGTATGATTACATGCTCAAAGTTCTGGTTAAGGATATGAAGTGCTTCGACGAGTTTTATAAGCGTCTGGTGAACAGTGTCGATGGCCTTTCGGATGTGACGTCGACCTTTGCGATGGAGCCTCTTAAATACACCACAGCTTTACCAATATAA
- a CDS encoding PLP-dependent cysteine synthase family protein: protein MCTDHNWINNAIRKIEADFQRSADTHLIKLELPSIEGIDVYLKDESTHPTGSLKHRLARSLFLYAICNGWVGPKTTIIESSSGSTAVSEAYFARLLGLPFIAVMPKSTAVKKIEQIEFYGGKAHLVDRSDEIYAESYRLAKELDGHYMDQFTYAERATDWRGNNNIANSIFSQMEREDHPIPDWVVMSPGTGGTSATIGRFIRYQQHNTKLCVVDPENSVFHDYFKTGDATIKGDCGSKIEGIGRPRVEPSFIPGVVDEMRTIPDAASVATAHWLENILGRKAGASTGTNLYGVLQLASEMKKRGETGSIVTLLCDSGERYLDTYYDEKWVADNIGDLRPYLDKLDTFSETGHLD, encoded by the coding sequence ATGTGTACTGATCATAACTGGATTAACAATGCGATCCGTAAAATTGAAGCCGACTTTCAACGCTCTGCAGATACTCACCTCATTAAGCTTGAATTACCCAGTATCGAAGGCATCGATGTTTATCTTAAAGACGAAAGTACACACCCAACGGGATCTTTAAAGCACCGTTTAGCACGTTCTCTATTTTTGTACGCAATCTGTAATGGTTGGGTAGGCCCAAAAACCACGATCATCGAATCATCTTCAGGCAGCACCGCGGTTTCTGAAGCCTATTTTGCTCGTCTTCTTGGCTTGCCATTTATTGCGGTTATGCCCAAAAGTACCGCGGTTAAAAAGATCGAACAAATTGAATTTTACGGTGGGAAAGCACATCTGGTTGACCGTTCTGACGAAATTTATGCCGAATCATACCGCTTAGCAAAAGAGCTAGATGGTCACTATATGGATCAATTCACTTACGCAGAACGCGCTACCGATTGGCGCGGTAATAACAATATTGCTAATTCGATCTTTAGCCAAATGGAACGTGAAGATCACCCCATTCCTGACTGGGTTGTGATGAGCCCAGGAACAGGGGGAACGTCAGCAACCATTGGTCGCTTTATTCGTTACCAACAACACAATACCAAACTGTGCGTAGTAGACCCTGAAAACTCGGTATTCCACGACTATTTTAAGACGGGTGATGCAACCATAAAAGGTGACTGCGGAAGTAAAATAGAAGGCATTGGTCGCCCTCGTGTCGAACCCAGTTTCATCCCTGGTGTGGTGGATGAAATGCGTACCATTCCCGATGCAGCGAGTGTTGCCACGGCTCACTGGCTAGAAAACATCCTAGGCCGTAAAGCGGGCGCTTCAACAGGTACCAATCTCTATGGTGTTCTTCAGTTAGCGAGTGAGATGAAAAAACGTGGAGAGACTGGATCGATCGTCACTCTTCTATGTGACAGTGGAGAGCGCTATTTAGATACGTATTACGATGAGAAATGGGTCGCGGATAATATTGGCGATTTAAGGCCGTATTTAGACAAGCTCGATACCTTTTCTGAAACAGGCCACCTTGACTAG
- the recR gene encoding recombination mediator RecR, with the protein MRTSHMLEHLMEALRCLPGVGPKSAQRMAFHLLQRDRKGGLQLADALSQAMTEIGHCTECRTFTEEEVCHICSNPKRQANGLLCVVESPADIAAVEATGQFSGRYFVLMGHLSPLDGIGPSDIGLDMLDFRLRQKDITEVILATNPTVEGEATAQYIAELCREHQVSASRIAHGVPVGGELELVDGTTLSHSLLGRHKL; encoded by the coding sequence ATGCGTACCAGTCATATGCTGGAGCATTTGATGGAGGCCTTACGTTGTCTGCCTGGGGTTGGCCCCAAGTCGGCACAGCGTATGGCCTTTCATTTGTTACAGCGCGATAGAAAAGGCGGCTTACAGCTTGCCGATGCACTCAGCCAAGCCATGACCGAGATTGGTCACTGCACCGAATGTCGAACCTTTACGGAAGAAGAGGTTTGCCATATTTGCAGTAATCCTAAACGTCAAGCTAATGGCTTGCTCTGTGTGGTAGAAAGCCCTGCCGATATTGCAGCAGTGGAAGCAACAGGGCAATTCTCTGGGCGATATTTTGTGTTAATGGGGCATTTGTCGCCATTAGACGGGATTGGCCCCAGTGACATTGGCCTCGATATGCTTGATTTTCGCCTTCGTCAGAAGGACATTACTGAAGTGATTTTGGCAACGAACCCAACGGTTGAAGGGGAAGCCACAGCGCAATACATTGCTGAGCTTTGCCGAGAACATCAGGTTTCAGCGAGTCGTATTGCACACGGTGTGCCTGTCGGTGGTGAACTTGAACTCGTGGATGGCACGACCTTGTCTCATTCACTGTTAGGCAGACACAAGCTGTAG
- a CDS encoding YbaB/EbfC family nucleoid-associated protein, whose translation MFGKGGMGNMMKQAQQMQERMQKLQEEIASMEVTGEAGAGLVKVTITGSHSTRRVEIDESLMEDDKEMLEDLIAAAFNDAARRVEETQKEKMASVTGGMQLPPGMKMPF comes from the coding sequence ATGTTTGGTAAAGGCGGTATGGGCAACATGATGAAGCAAGCCCAGCAAATGCAAGAGCGCATGCAAAAGCTTCAAGAAGAAATCGCAAGCATGGAAGTGACCGGTGAAGCTGGTGCTGGCCTTGTTAAAGTAACGATCACAGGCAGCCACAGCACTCGTCGTGTAGAAATTGACGAGAGCTTAATGGAAGACGATAAAGAGATGCTTGAAGATCTTATCGCAGCGGCATTTAACGATGCAGCACGCCGTGTAGAAGAGACTCAAAAAGAAAAAATGGCGAGTGTAACTGGCGGTATGCAATTACCACCAGGTATGAAGATGCCGTTTTAA
- the dnaX gene encoding DNA polymerase III subunit gamma/tau, which yields MSYLALARKWRPTKFNEVVGQAHVLTALENALTQNRLHHAYLLSGTRGVGKTSIGRLFAKGLNCETGITATPCGECDTCKEIDEGRFVDLLEIDAASRTKVEDTRDLLDNVQYKPARGRFKIYLIDEVHMLSRHSFNALLKTLEEPPEYVKFILATTDPQKLPVTILSRCLQFHLKPISVDTIHQQLDYILAQESVSSEPRALGMISHAADGSMRDALSLTDQAIALGNGNVESTLVAHMLGTLDTDQAMHLLEAISHKQPKMAMDCIEKLAENGVEWDGLLQQLAAQLHRMAMYQALPVTLDKEQPDAEKVELLSQALSPQDIQLYYQIVLKGRSDLAHAPSARMGLEMIVLRMLAFRPATVTGTNRISTQLSDAPVAAQNQPQHSAAIDSSRAPMASTSMDSDPMATTAMATAQKTATPMTNQPTQQPAAENGVVNRGGMNSGVAGSELTPSSYDQYDRASHGYMPEEEAPYVPQEHRVHSRTQQMDSELPQAAQSEVIPPQTPVNPEPTKTASSPLSGLRHQLRSQRQGLKSAPNASKDQPTGSPRTTLQVQDSRPKKPRAASAKSETVLDRVAKKHSGTAPVSLSSHSSLIEGTDNAQASGDEPYQWKASKPIAPKQDNGLTPTQIKAALEHIKTPEMVDRLMSESIEQSEWAALIQKLETAKLVEQLALNSSYRQEGNTVNLTLRSAQAHLNTERACQELQQALSRVKGNECQLVVEVGESGETPLELREKLYQGKLQQAFDSLAADNNVQFIEKRFAATLDRDSVRPI from the coding sequence ATGAGTTATCTTGCTTTAGCACGAAAGTGGCGACCGACTAAATTTAATGAAGTTGTGGGCCAGGCACACGTTTTAACGGCGTTAGAAAATGCGTTAACACAAAACCGTTTGCACCATGCGTATTTGCTGAGTGGAACTCGTGGCGTCGGTAAAACATCCATAGGGCGTTTGTTCGCTAAAGGACTCAATTGCGAGACGGGCATTACAGCCACACCATGTGGTGAGTGCGATACGTGTAAAGAGATTGATGAAGGTCGATTCGTTGATTTACTAGAAATTGATGCCGCCTCGCGTACTAAAGTGGAAGATACTCGTGATCTTCTTGATAACGTTCAATATAAACCCGCACGTGGGCGCTTTAAGATTTATCTTATCGATGAAGTTCATATGCTTTCTCGCCACAGCTTTAATGCCTTACTCAAAACTCTTGAAGAGCCGCCTGAGTATGTGAAGTTTATATTGGCGACGACCGATCCTCAAAAGCTTCCAGTCACCATTTTGTCACGCTGTTTACAGTTTCATCTGAAACCGATCAGTGTTGATACTATCCATCAGCAATTGGACTATATTCTAGCCCAAGAGAGTGTTTCATCCGAGCCAAGAGCGCTCGGCATGATTTCCCATGCGGCTGATGGCAGCATGCGTGATGCGTTGAGTTTAACGGATCAAGCCATCGCGTTAGGTAACGGGAATGTAGAATCAACACTTGTCGCGCACATGCTTGGTACATTAGACACTGACCAAGCGATGCATCTGCTGGAAGCGATCAGCCACAAGCAACCCAAGATGGCGATGGACTGCATTGAAAAGTTGGCTGAAAATGGCGTCGAGTGGGATGGCTTGTTGCAACAACTCGCGGCGCAGCTTCATCGGATGGCGATGTATCAAGCGTTACCAGTCACGCTTGATAAAGAGCAGCCAGACGCTGAAAAAGTCGAGCTGCTTTCGCAAGCTTTGAGCCCACAAGACATTCAACTGTATTACCAAATTGTTTTAAAAGGCCGCAGCGATCTTGCTCACGCGCCGAGTGCTCGTATGGGCTTAGAAATGATTGTATTACGCATGTTAGCGTTTCGTCCTGCGACAGTGACGGGTACAAATCGTATTTCTACCCAGTTGAGCGATGCCCCTGTTGCCGCCCAGAATCAGCCTCAGCATTCGGCTGCAATAGACAGCTCTAGAGCGCCGATGGCGAGTACGTCAATGGATAGCGATCCAATGGCTACAACAGCAATGGCCACCGCACAAAAAACGGCAACACCTATGACGAATCAACCGACTCAGCAACCCGCTGCTGAAAATGGTGTGGTCAATCGTGGCGGTATGAACAGCGGTGTGGCTGGTAGTGAATTAACCCCGTCATCGTATGATCAATATGACCGAGCCTCTCATGGCTATATGCCCGAGGAAGAAGCGCCTTATGTGCCCCAAGAACACAGGGTTCATTCAAGAACACAGCAAATGGATTCAGAGCTACCTCAAGCGGCTCAATCCGAGGTGATACCGCCTCAGACGCCAGTGAACCCTGAGCCTACAAAAACAGCGTCGTCACCATTGAGTGGCTTGCGTCACCAATTACGTTCGCAACGCCAAGGGTTGAAATCTGCGCCAAATGCTTCAAAAGATCAGCCTACGGGATCGCCAAGAACCACTCTACAAGTTCAGGATTCACGACCAAAAAAGCCTAGAGCGGCATCCGCTAAATCAGAAACTGTCCTTGATCGTGTGGCTAAAAAGCACTCAGGAACAGCGCCGGTGTCGCTAAGTTCTCATTCCTCACTGATCGAAGGGACGGACAACGCTCAAGCCAGTGGGGACGAACCCTACCAGTGGAAAGCGTCAAAGCCTATTGCGCCAAAGCAAGATAATGGACTCACACCCACTCAAATCAAAGCGGCTCTAGAGCACATCAAAACACCAGAAATGGTGGATCGGTTAATGAGCGAATCTATCGAGCAAAGTGAATGGGCTGCACTCATCCAAAAGCTAGAAACCGCAAAACTTGTTGAACAATTAGCTCTCAATTCATCGTATCGCCAAGAAGGGAATACGGTGAACTTAACGTTACGAAGTGCACAAGCTCATTTGAACACCGAACGAGCCTGTCAGGAATTACAGCAGGCGCTTAGCCGAGTGAAGGGGAACGAGTGTCAGTTGGTGGTTGAAGTGGGCGAAAGTGGTGAAACACCCTTAGAGTTGAGAGAAAAACTTTACCAAGGAAAGTTACAACAAGCTTTTGACAGTTTAGCAGCGGACAACAATGTCCAGTTTATTGAAAAACGGTTTGCAGCTACCTTAGACAGAGACAGTGTCCGGCCTATTTAA
- the apt gene encoding adenine phosphoribosyltransferase codes for MTTETISLIKSSIKSIPDYPKKGILFRDVTSLMEDAQAYRATIQLLVEKYKDMGFTKIVGTEARGFLFGAPLALELGVAFVPVRKPGKLPRATISQSYELEYGTDTLEIHTDAISDGDKVLMVDDLLATGGTIEATTILIRRLGGIVEHAAFVINLPEIGGEKRLAALNLDVYSICEFEGH; via the coding sequence ATGACGACCGAAACAATTTCACTGATCAAATCTAGTATCAAAAGTATTCCTGACTACCCAAAGAAAGGCATCTTATTTCGTGACGTAACCAGCCTAATGGAAGATGCACAAGCTTATCGTGCAACGATTCAGCTGTTGGTCGAAAAATACAAAGATATGGGATTCACCAAAATTGTAGGTACGGAAGCTCGTGGCTTTTTATTCGGTGCTCCTCTTGCTCTAGAGTTGGGTGTTGCGTTTGTTCCTGTGCGTAAACCAGGCAAGCTTCCTCGCGCAACCATCAGTCAATCATACGAGCTAGAGTACGGTACTGATACACTGGAAATTCACACTGACGCGATTTCCGATGGCGACAAAGTTCTGATGGTGGATGACCTACTGGCGACTGGCGGTACCATTGAAGCGACAACGATATTGATTCGTCGTTTAGGCGGCATTGTTGAACACGCTGCGTTTGTTATCAATCTACCGGAAATTGGTGGTGAGAAACGTTTAGCGGCATTGAATCTCGATGTTTATAGCATTTGCGAATTTGAAGGCCATTAA
- a CDS encoding YbaN family protein: MSELTINIRRIFLNIVGGLSLFLGLLGILLPLLPTTPFVLLASACFMRSSPRFHQWLHGHPTLGPILTHWHQHRGVTLKVKQRGAVMIVLSFSFSIWVIPHVWLNAALLIFMFVLLAWFIRLPVIESVADNKETH; the protein is encoded by the coding sequence TTGTCGGAGCTCACCATCAATATTCGTCGTATCTTCCTCAATATTGTTGGTGGCTTGAGTTTATTTTTAGGCCTATTAGGCATTTTACTTCCTCTTCTCCCGACCACTCCATTTGTATTGCTTGCTAGCGCCTGCTTTATGCGCAGCAGCCCCCGTTTTCATCAATGGTTACACGGCCATCCTACTCTCGGCCCAATACTGACCCATTGGCACCAACATCGTGGTGTCACATTGAAAGTCAAACAACGAGGAGCGGTAATGATAGTGCTCAGCTTTTCGTTCTCTATTTGGGTCATTCCGCACGTTTGGTTAAATGCCGCGCTGTTGATATTCATGTTTGTCCTGTTAGCGTGGTTTATCCGTTTACCTGTGATAGAGTCGGTTGCTGATAATAAAGAAACCCACTAA